In Methanosarcina siciliae T4/M, one genomic interval encodes:
- the pyrB gene encoding aspartate carbamoyltransferase, protein MSFKNRHVISMKDFSREEIDHVLDTAEKLEPVARGEERSRLLDGKIVSLLFFEPSTRTRLSFEAATQRLGGQALNLGSVEASSVMKGENLADTIRVISKYADLIVLRHPLDGSARMAAEFASVPVINGGDGSVHHPTQTFLDLYTIRRESHLEGLKIAMAGDLKYGRTVHSLCHALSLYGAEMTFVSPPELRMPPEIVRDLKKQKIRVRETDSLEEIIGDVEVLYMTRVQRERFPDPEEYEKVKNRLKVTGDLLKAADPNLKILHPLPRVNEIAPEVDSTPHACYFEQAFYGVPIRMALLALAMGVIE, encoded by the coding sequence ATGTCATTTAAGAACCGGCACGTCATCTCAATGAAAGATTTTTCGCGGGAAGAAATTGACCATGTTCTGGACACTGCAGAAAAACTTGAACCTGTAGCCAGGGGTGAGGAAAGGTCCAGGCTGCTGGACGGAAAAATTGTTTCTCTTCTTTTTTTTGAACCAAGCACAAGAACAAGGCTGTCTTTTGAGGCTGCTACCCAGAGGCTTGGAGGGCAGGCGCTGAACCTGGGCTCGGTTGAGGCAAGTTCTGTCATGAAAGGGGAAAACCTTGCCGATACTATCCGTGTAATCAGTAAATATGCTGACCTTATCGTGCTACGCCACCCCCTGGACGGATCGGCACGTATGGCTGCGGAATTTGCAAGTGTCCCTGTGATCAACGGGGGAGACGGCTCTGTCCATCACCCGACCCAGACTTTTCTTGACCTCTATACAATCCGCAGGGAAAGCCATCTTGAAGGCCTGAAAATCGCCATGGCAGGGGATCTTAAATACGGAAGAACCGTCCATTCCCTTTGCCATGCCCTGTCCCTTTACGGAGCAGAAATGACCTTTGTTTCGCCTCCGGAACTCCGGATGCCCCCTGAAATTGTCCGGGATCTCAAGAAGCAAAAGATCCGCGTAAGGGAAACCGATTCTCTTGAGGAGATAATAGGAGACGTCGAAGTCCTGTATATGACAAGAGTTCAGAGGGAACGCTTCCCGGATCCCGAAGAATACGAAAAGGTTAAAAACAGGCTGAAAGTTACAGGCGACCTTTTAAAAGCTGCAGATCCCAACCTCAAGATACTTCATCCTCTCCCAAGGGTAAATGAGATCGCTCCCGAAGTGGATTCAACTCCTCACGCATGTTATTTCGAGCAGGCTTTCTACGGAGTCCCGATAAGGATGGCTCTGCTTGCTCTGGCAATGGGGGTGATTGAGTGA
- a CDS encoding DUF1673 family protein: MAVNMEYIKKLMGWCPICKNTAQQTKQSCSFANLIPVSGKTGNSPEFRTSNVVFRANATLIFFLFYTGISLLLRYPGDISFFLAGLLLINSCYYFLFLKTLDAAVLVDRFGVHLQAFKLKRLEIPYEEIERVGSYRIEKRSKEMNLLLILGVIFCAFVVYHMTVVKGEWKIPLLLISMLPFILFGDRKQKTRFRDLNTQLYIKTRHKRWYELTPYYSLITDEASAAEIKSSIERHLEGV, translated from the coding sequence ATGGCTGTGAACATGGAGTATATCAAAAAACTAATGGGATGGTGCCCGATTTGCAAGAACACAGCACAGCAAACAAAACAATCCTGTTCTTTTGCAAACTTGATTCCGGTTTCCGGAAAAACAGGAAATTCACCGGAGTTCCGAACTTCAAACGTAGTTTTTCGTGCAAATGCAACTCTTATTTTTTTCTTATTTTATACAGGTATCAGCCTGCTTCTGAGGTATCCGGGGGACATTTCTTTCTTCCTGGCCGGCCTCTTACTGATTAACAGTTGTTACTACTTTCTATTTCTCAAAACCCTCGATGCAGCAGTTCTTGTAGATAGATTCGGGGTACATCTGCAGGCCTTCAAGCTGAAGAGATTGGAAATTCCTTATGAAGAGATTGAAAGAGTGGGTTCGTACAGGATTGAAAAGCGTTCAAAGGAAATGAACCTTCTTCTGATTCTCGGTGTAATTTTTTGTGCATTTGTGGTCTACCACATGACTGTAGTAAAAGGAGAATGGAAAATACCCTTGCTATTGATCTCCATGCTTCCCTTCATACTATTTGGAGATCGGAAACAAAAGACTCGGTTCCGGGACCTGAATACACAGCTGTACATCAAGACCAGACACAAAAGATGGTATGAATTGACTCCCTACTATTCCCTGATCACAGATGAAGCCTCGGCTGCAGAGATTAAGTCGTCTATTGAAAGGCATCTTGAGGGCGTATGA
- the hxlA gene encoding 3-hexulose-6-phosphate synthase, with translation MELDRAVEIAKEAVTGGADWIEIGTPLIKSEGMDAIRTMRKAFPDRTILADMKTVDTGAMEVEMAAKAGADVAIILGSADDSTILDALRSAHKYGIRVMADLISAPEPIKRAVDLEALGVDYINVHVGIDQQMVGKDPISILMEISEKVSIQLAVAGGLDAEGAAKAVKAGARIVIVGGNITRSDNVTEAAKKIRQSVDSPDSVDIRDRGTVDQEIREIFKEVSTSNISDAMHRKGAMKGIHPLVRGKMVGTAVTVQCFAGDWAKTVEAIDIAKEGDVIVIYNENKDIACWGGLATLSSLNKGIAGVVIEGAVRDIDEVETLGLPIYTSNTVPNAGDPKGFGEINAEITCGSQNVKPGDYIIGDESGVVVVPKEQAYELARRAKEVNKTEKRIFDEIRRGGTLSEIMELKKWEKL, from the coding sequence CTGGAACTTGACCGTGCAGTTGAGATTGCAAAGGAAGCAGTCACAGGAGGGGCTGACTGGATCGAGATAGGGACCCCCCTGATCAAAAGTGAGGGCATGGACGCAATTCGTACCATGAGGAAAGCTTTTCCGGACAGGACAATTCTTGCCGACATGAAAACCGTAGATACCGGAGCCATGGAAGTTGAGATGGCTGCAAAAGCCGGTGCGGACGTAGCTATCATCCTCGGAAGTGCGGATGATTCTACAATTCTCGACGCACTCCGTTCAGCCCACAAATATGGAATCCGGGTGATGGCAGACCTTATCTCGGCCCCGGAACCCATAAAAAGGGCAGTGGATCTTGAAGCTCTGGGTGTGGACTATATAAATGTCCATGTAGGCATCGACCAGCAGATGGTTGGAAAAGATCCGATATCCATTTTAATGGAAATCTCAGAAAAAGTAAGTATACAGCTCGCAGTAGCCGGAGGGCTTGACGCTGAAGGCGCAGCCAAAGCAGTCAAAGCCGGGGCCAGGATTGTGATAGTTGGAGGGAACATAACCCGCTCTGACAATGTGACCGAAGCTGCGAAAAAAATAAGGCAAAGTGTGGACTCTCCCGACTCTGTAGATATTCGGGACAGGGGAACCGTAGACCAGGAAATAAGGGAGATATTTAAAGAAGTCTCTACCTCGAATATCTCGGATGCGATGCACAGAAAAGGCGCAATGAAAGGCATTCACCCTCTTGTAAGAGGAAAAATGGTGGGAACTGCAGTTACGGTCCAGTGTTTTGCCGGGGACTGGGCAAAAACGGTTGAAGCCATTGATATTGCAAAAGAAGGAGATGTAATAGTAATTTATAATGAAAATAAGGACATTGCCTGCTGGGGAGGGCTTGCAACCCTGAGCAGCCTGAATAAGGGAATTGCAGGTGTGGTAATAGAAGGGGCTGTAAGGGATATCGACGAGGTCGAAACTCTGGGACTCCCTATTTATACAAGCAATACAGTCCCCAATGCCGGAGACCCGAAAGGTTTTGGAGAAATCAATGCCGAAATCACCTGCGGAAGCCAGAATGTAAAACCAGGAGACTATATAATCGGCGATGAAAGCGGAGTTGTAGTTGTCCCGAAGGAACAGGCCTACGAACTTGCAAGAAGGGCAAAAGAAGTCAATAAAACCGAAAAGAGAATCTTCGATGAGATCCGGAGGGGGGGAACCCTTTCAGAAATCATGGAGCTCAAAAAATGGGAAAAACTTTGA
- a CDS encoding DUF1673 family protein, which produces MAFIESIRKLMGWCPMKKSLWKRKQEDNYPDFKLENRIVELGSSPVNLQESRIFKAQVNLFPDWWALIILVFALIISLLLWTYSPESSFLIILSKLVLYLSLIVLLLSHHPSTVAVMPEKIIVKRPIRKPVVIEKKDIIQISVTRNENRSLRWPTRLVFLVTLPIILLRTVERIVRDLQLEAAASASAKLSLFLSQSLTVTYLLVFFYYFELRAPYQQTLKVTTYSNLKLWIYTEKPEELTKLLNFGI; this is translated from the coding sequence ATGGCTTTTATCGAATCTATCCGAAAATTGATGGGCTGGTGCCCGATGAAAAAATCCCTCTGGAAAAGAAAGCAGGAAGACAACTATCCTGATTTTAAATTAGAAAATAGGATTGTTGAGTTGGGTTCCTCTCCCGTAAACCTTCAGGAAAGTAGAATTTTTAAGGCGCAGGTAAACTTATTTCCAGATTGGTGGGCCTTGATAATCCTCGTCTTCGCATTAATAATCTCCTTACTTCTATGGACATATAGTCCCGAAAGCTCTTTTTTAATTATCCTTTCAAAGCTTGTTCTGTATTTATCCCTCATAGTGCTATTACTTTCCCATCATCCCAGTACTGTTGCGGTGATGCCTGAAAAAATCATAGTCAAAAGGCCTATACGTAAGCCAGTTGTGATTGAAAAGAAGGATATCATACAAATATCGGTGACAAGAAACGAAAACCGTTCCCTGCGCTGGCCGACGCGCTTAGTTTTTCTTGTTACCCTTCCCATTATACTGCTTCGCACCGTAGAAAGGATTGTAAGGGATTTGCAACTGGAAGCAGCAGCCTCAGCCTCCGCAAAACTCAGCTTATTTCTTTCACAGTCCTTGACAGTGACATATCTTCTTGTGTTTTTTTATTACTTTGAGCTACGAGCGCCTTATCAGCAGACTCTTAAAGTGACCACATACTCAAACCTGAAACTTTGGATATATACCGAAAAACCGGAAGAGCTTACAAAACTGCTCAACTTTGGAATTTGA
- the pyrI gene encoding aspartate carbamoyltransferase regulatory subunit — protein sequence MKEKRDLKIQAIENGTVIDHITAGQALNVLRILGISSAFRTTVSFVMNAPGARGKKDVVKIEGKELSVEELNRIALISPKATINIIRDFEVVQKNKVVLPSYVEGVVRCMNSNCISNSNEPIKSKFLVLQSEEEGVSLHCLYCDHVISEEIAENLL from the coding sequence GTGAAGGAAAAAAGGGACCTGAAAATCCAGGCAATTGAGAATGGGACTGTAATTGATCACATAACTGCCGGACAGGCTCTGAATGTCCTACGTATTCTGGGAATTTCCAGTGCTTTTCGGACAACCGTCAGCTTTGTTATGAACGCGCCCGGAGCGAGAGGTAAAAAAGACGTTGTTAAGATCGAGGGCAAGGAACTCAGTGTTGAGGAACTTAACCGGATAGCCCTTATCTCTCCCAAAGCCACAATTAATATCATAAGGGACTTTGAAGTGGTTCAGAAAAATAAAGTCGTGCTCCCGTCTTATGTGGAAGGCGTTGTCCGCTGTATGAATTCAAACTGCATCTCCAACAGCAACGAGCCCATAAAATCCAAATTTTTAGTTCTTCAGTCCGAAGAAGAAGGAGTTTCCCTTCACTGCCTGTACTGCGATCACGTAATCTCCGAAGAAATTGCGGAAAATTTACTGTAG
- a CDS encoding DUF5788 family protein — MLKDENRTNETDAEYISYQERNKLLWSLRSEFAWAGKKIPECVEIDGEEYRLGDMVRDLGEKGFPGTDEAAEIRALIPKLKERVKADEELLETKELTRDEAEALYEEAVGLLRGAMELKDKLEGKSGEKSVDEFKRMLNTQKVVDEKRFQELIKSLK, encoded by the coding sequence ATGCTGAAAGATGAAAACAGGACAAACGAGACAGATGCTGAATATATCAGTTATCAGGAACGCAACAAACTCCTCTGGAGCCTCAGGAGCGAGTTTGCCTGGGCCGGGAAGAAAATCCCCGAATGCGTGGAGATAGATGGAGAGGAGTACAGGCTCGGGGACATGGTCAGGGACCTTGGAGAAAAAGGATTTCCTGGGACGGATGAAGCTGCCGAGATCAGGGCTCTTATCCCAAAACTGAAGGAAAGGGTAAAAGCAGACGAAGAACTGCTCGAAACCAAGGAACTCACAAGGGACGAGGCAGAAGCCCTCTATGAAGAAGCAGTCGGACTTTTAAGGGGGGCAATGGAGCTAAAGGATAAGCTTGAGGGGAAAAGCGGGGAAAAAAGCGTTGATGAATTTAAGCGGATGCTCAATACCCAGAAGGTAGTGGACGAAAAGCGTTTTCAGGAGCTTATTAAAAGTTTGAAGTAA
- a CDS encoding DUF5788 family protein, producing the protein MDIKTDDEENFSQKYITEEERKQLLSALHSRLFWVGQYIPHNVEIEGKTYPLHDYVWELIQKENLTEDEKSQIDKCIDFISKIEKKDEKELEEKPLTEGQAEALYRETAGLMRAITDLKEIESGALKQSTKRFQEQFVGQRVRDARLWLDFIKKVSK; encoded by the coding sequence ATGGACATTAAAACAGATGATGAAGAAAACTTTTCCCAAAAATATATCACTGAAGAAGAACGCAAACAGCTATTATCGGCTCTACATTCCCGCCTCTTCTGGGTCGGGCAGTATATTCCGCATAATGTAGAAATTGAAGGGAAAACATATCCTCTTCACGACTATGTATGGGAACTGATCCAGAAAGAAAACCTGACTGAAGACGAAAAGTCTCAGATAGATAAATGCATCGATTTTATTTCGAAAATAGAAAAAAAGGACGAAAAGGAGCTTGAAGAGAAACCCCTTACAGAGGGACAGGCAGAAGCTCTTTACCGCGAGACTGCAGGCCTTATGCGTGCGATAACGGATCTTAAAGAAATAGAAAGCGGGGCTCTTAAACAGAGTACAAAACGTTTTCAGGAGCAGTTTGTCGGCCAGAGAGTAAGAGACGCCAGGCTCTGGCTTGATTTCATAAAGAAAGTCTCAAAGTAA
- a CDS encoding DUF1673 domain-containing protein yields MTVIEAFRKLMGWCPMKNSLGNGWQEGNYPFSKMGNGSIQLDPSPVNLRRNKILKVRYSLFDRWTVIVAIFTLIISLLLWIYIPEDSFLIIFSGLIMFLIPLILFLNRPNIAEVTSGKIIIKRPMRKPLVIEKEDVMQISVTRTENHYLRWLVRSIYVVFIPLYFVKEIMPTLQEMERSFPEYIDLSLFLLNLTVLVMFLVIFYNFELMAPYQRILKVTARSNLELSFFTDDPEKLTGILKKEEE; encoded by the coding sequence ATGACTGTGATCGAAGCTTTCCGAAAATTAATGGGCTGGTGCCCGATGAAAAATTCCCTCGGGAACGGGTGGCAGGAAGGCAACTACCCGTTCTCTAAAATGGGAAATGGAAGTATTCAATTGGACCCCTCTCCTGTAAACCTGAGGAGAAACAAAATTCTTAAGGTGCGATATAGTCTCTTTGACAGGTGGACTGTAATAGTTGCTATTTTCACATTAATAATCTCCCTGCTTCTATGGATATATATTCCTGAAGACTCCTTTTTGATCATATTTTCAGGTCTTATTATGTTCCTTATACCTCTCATATTATTTCTTAACAGACCCAATATTGCTGAAGTAACATCCGGAAAAATCATAATCAAGAGACCTATGCGTAAACCACTTGTAATCGAAAAAGAAGACGTCATGCAAATCTCGGTAACAAGGACAGAAAATCATTACCTGCGCTGGCTGGTCCGCTCAATTTACGTTGTTTTTATACCACTTTACTTTGTAAAAGAGATAATGCCAACTTTGCAGGAAATGGAGAGGTCATTTCCGGAATACATTGATCTCAGCCTATTTCTGTTGAATCTTACAGTATTAGTAATGTTTCTTGTGATATTTTATAACTTCGAACTCATGGCGCCTTATCAGCGGATTCTTAAAGTTACTGCACGTTCAAACCTGGAACTAAGTTTCTTTACCGATGATCCTGAAAAACTCACAGGAATTCTCAAAAAAGAAGAGGAGTAA
- a CDS encoding DUF1673 family protein, translating to MAFIESIRKMMGWCPNAKAPRYMSTKAEYENARKVARAPGPETSPDPAGIAGRDQPGYRENILLILLALVWLLPIAYRHELLPIFIILSAAAMYYDAQNIRAGNYFEKETFLGNIVTWRPISWGVVTAVGGVIIMAIYLFHRKEIFNANN from the coding sequence ATGGCTTTTATCGAATCTATCCGAAAAATGATGGGCTGGTGCCCTAATGCAAAGGCACCCCGGTACATGAGTACTAAAGCAGAGTATGAGAATGCACGGAAGGTGGCCCGGGCTCCCGGGCCGGAAACTTCCCCGGATCCTGCCGGTATTGCAGGAAGAGATCAACCCGGCTACAGGGAGAATATACTCTTGATTCTCCTTGCTCTGGTCTGGCTGCTCCCAATAGCGTATCGACATGAGTTACTTCCGATCTTCATTATCCTGAGCGCCGCTGCCATGTATTATGATGCACAGAATATTCGTGCCGGGAACTACTTCGAAAAGGAGACGTTCCTGGGAAACATCGTCACCTGGAGGCCGATATCCTGGGGAGTGGTGACGGCTGTAGGGGGGGTTATTATCATGGCAATCTACCTGTTTCATCGGAAAGAGATTTTCAATGCAAATAACTGA